From a single Miscanthus floridulus cultivar M001 chromosome 8, ASM1932011v1, whole genome shotgun sequence genomic region:
- the LOC136476389 gene encoding histone-lysine N-methyltransferase ATXR3-like isoform X2, which translates to MGDGGVACAVRAVEGFRAGALVRRGGAGEAMPDKGERAHGQQQQHRKNHQSATAADLEEGELLNGEAETNGLPERSMPPKKWRKVLAASAAAVEVEPGEIVSTKQAVPLKKSRRNGEVEKVELPPERQRKEKSSGKSTRKPIKDEVEPGEIAPPEKRRDAKSHQADDNGRRPSSSAQKGSFRDSDEEPGEIKPESSMSGSVRKNRQTEPQSINHKHHADTSDQSGSKSRRKGEGKSLSGARHLSGRNREVSPPTWDRRDRHERSPGILGRFPHDRFRHDRYDRSPSRLERSPHRERARHYDSRDRSPYISPRHRARQPHLRDNTPSRVDNPPRGRVQHEDVRDRSPFRHDRSPSERCRPTDTHESSKKSRSGKSSEKSQHKSKSAKQSSKTKSGSNGKNEEKISKEKPTESSQHTELPLPPPPPPPPPPPPPPPPLPPAVPPPLPPPPEPEPTGVLAEDMIEDMDICDTPPHISAAPEPTEPICDIGRWFYLDHFGIEQGPSKLAELKKLVEDGYLLSDHLIKHADSNRWVTVENAASPLVPSDFPSLYSDTSTQMVNPPEAPGNLLDEALEEASNLASGAEDKQMEEASAEDSEEFYIDDRVEALMDGSILVHGQELEIIGELLGADFQPADWQRWSRPEDFARFHVHTEGDDGINGGTEFLENRATDAYGLVSVEKNNFHHYVESSEWFSGRWSCKGGDWRRNDELSQDIPFRKKLVLNEGYPLCQMPKGSYEDPRQPCKDELYYPVRAKKHDLPLWAFSSTEEDTDSVNDTTKGDVVPGRPGQTRQPPRGVKGMMLPVVRINSRVVKDQSSVEPRTKPRGTDRPLSRSSRSHSIGAERSSVHEGSSHFRKHHDHDSQSLHKSKSVPNIPKDRVCTVDELSVNRGDWYYLDGTGHEHGPFSYSELQELVKKGTIIEQSSVFRKIDNTWFPVLKDLKPGSSVPSAARNSNSTAALMHPDQYNFGVNQGSGSFHELHPQFVGYTRGKLHELVMKYFKSRELTLAINEVLDPWISAKQPKKEFEAYFSHNSASRNFLPEDGGSAKRAKLLPDQSDEDIHLSEDILASRKEDICFEELCDGASSVDNDSVNPRAGNESWGLLNGHVLARIFHFMRADVKSLISSAATCRSWNAAAKYYRNMCRFIDLSSVGPLCTDSVFCDIMAGYEKQNIRTLILTGCSNLSSHALGRVLEQLPQMSYVHIQGCGHLGDLKNKFQHVKWIRSSLNPESYRKMKTLKQIGDGNNYASKVARNFTNQLDGSDELDGYFADISNRENANLSFGQGFYKRSKLLDARKSSAVLSRDAEMRRLMQRQAENSYRKMEEFVINRLREIMRNNKFDFFIPKVSKIEGRLKNGYYARHGFRTIKHDIRTMCQDALRYKDGNDSGDIKQIVVSFIQLAKRLGNPRYISERNGAAAQDSLDVSQYSFDTKLKKKQSKTRGANSVAAGADNSSRAFDLEIKRSLSKLKKKGVYSGSETSDDDDGYSEGDETESETTVSDTESDLDVNSGAWDLKGNGLKLIELGEPVTDDRILGARMTKASLVPPVTRKYEVIEEYLIVADVEEVQRKMRVALPDDYSEKLLSQKNGTENLELPEVKDYQPRKVAGDEILEQEVYGIDPYTHNLLSDIMPADLELSPTDKHIFIEELLLNTLNKQVRHFTGSGNTPMTYSLRPVIEEIQRSAEDSGDRRTSKMCLGMLKAIRNRSDQNFVAYRKGLGVVCNKKGGFGVDDFVVEFFGEVYPSWRWYEKQDGIKHIQNNSEDQAPEFYNIMLERPKGDRDGYDLVFVDAMHKANYASRICHSCNPNCEAKVTAVDGKYQIGVYTLRPIAEGEEITFDYNSVTESKEEHEASVCLCGSQVCRGSYLNFSGEGAFEKVLMEFHGVLDRHSLLLQACETDSVSQQDLIDLGRAGLGTCLLAGLPGWLVAYTAHLVRFIYLERQKLPDEILRHNVDEKHQFLIDINMDSEKNDAEVQVRYVMRCIFGDPKNAPPPLVRLSGKGLVSAIWKGDSSIVAELLQSMEPHVEEEVLSDLKAKIRTHDPSDSEDIEGGIRNSLLWLRDELRTLPCTYKCRHDAAADLIHLYAYTKCFFRVRDYKTVKSPPVHISPLDLGPKYADKLGPGFQEYCKTYPENYCLAQLIYWYSQNSEPESRLTRARKGCMSLPDVSSFYVKSAKPSQERVYGNRTVRFMLSRMEKQAQRPWPKDRIWVFKSDPRFFGSPMMDAALNNSPLDKEMVHWLKTRPNVFLG; encoded by the exons ATGGGAGATGGGGGAGTCGCGTGCGCCGTCCGCGCCGTCGAGGGCTTCCGTGCCGGCGCCCTCGTgaggagaggaggagcgggaGAAGCGATGCCGGACAAGGGGGAGAGAGCTcatggccagcagcagcagcaccggaAGAACCATCAGTCGGCGACAGCTGCTGACCTGGAGGAGGGGGAGCTCCTCAATGGGGAGGCCGAGACCAATGGGTTGCCTGAGAGGAGCATGCCACCTAAGAAGTGGAGGAAGGTGCTGGCAGCCTCCGCAGCTGCTGTGGAGGTGGAGCCTGGGGAGATTGTGAGTACGAAGCAAGCAGTGCCATTGAAGAAGTCAAGGAGAAACGGGGAGGTTGAGAAGGTAGAGCTGCCGCCGGAGAGGCAGAGGAAGGAAAAGTCTTCTGGGAAGAGCACCAGGAAGCCTATCAAGGATGAAGTGGAGCCAGGGGAGATTGCACCGCCAGAAAAAAGGCGGGATGCCAAGTCCCACCAGGCCGATGATAATGGCAGGAGGCCAAGTTCATCTGCCCAGAAAGGCTCCTTCCGGGATTCTGATGAAGAGCCTGGTGAAATTAAGCCAGAGAGCAGCATGAGTGGCAGTGTAAGGAAGAACCGGCAAACAGAGCCTCAGAGCATTAACCACAAGCACCACGCTGACACCTCTGATCAGTCAGGATCAAAAAGTCGCAGGAAGGGAGAAGGGAAGAGTTTATCTGGTGCCAGACATTTGTCTGGGAGAAATCGTGAGGTCTCGCCACCAACATGGGATCGGCGTGATAGGCACGAGAGGAGCCCAGGCATCTTGGGCCGTTTTCCTCATGATCGCTTTCGTCATGACAGGTATGACCGGAGCCCGAGCCGCTTGGAGCGCTCCCCACATCGAGAGCGTGCTCGCCACTACGATAGCAGAGACCGCAGTCCATATATTTCACCTCGACATAGAGCTCGTCAGCCCCATTTGAGGGATAACACACCAAGTCGTGTTGATAATCCCCCTCGTGGGAGGGTCCAGCATGAGGATGTCAGAGACCGTAGCCCATTTCGTCATGACAGATCGCCTTCTGAACGTTGTCGGCCTACTGACACTCATGAATCAAGCAAGAAGAGCAGAAGTGGCAAAAGCTCAGAAAAATCACAGCACAAAAGCAAATCAGCGAAGCAATCTTCAAAGACCAAGAGTGGTAGCAATGGGAAGAATGAGGAGAAAATCTCCAAAGAAAAGCCCACTGAAAGCAGTCAGCACACTGAACTGCCACTGCCACCTCcaccacccccgccaccacccccGCCTCCGCCACCTCCGCCTCTTCCACCTGCTGTACCGCCTCCCCTGCCTCCACCACCAGAACCTGAGCCAACTGGAGTTCTAGCTGAAGATATGATAGAAGACATGGATATCTGTGACACCCCACCTCACATTAGTGCAGCACCTGAACCCACTGAACCAATTTGTGATATAGGGAGGTGGTTTTACCTTGATCACTTTGGTATCGAGCAAGGACCTTCCAAGCTTGCTGAGTTGAAGAAGCTGGTGGAAGATGGATATCTTCTTTCTGACCATCTGATAAAACATGCTGATAGCAACCGATGGGTGACTGTAGAGAATGCAGCTTCACCACTGGTGCCATctgatttcccctctttatattCGGACACTTCAACACAGATGGTTAACCCACCAGAAGCCCCAGGAAATTTGCTCGATGAAGCTCTAGAGGAGGCTTCTAACTTGGCATCAGGTGCTGAGGATAAACAAATGGAGGAAGCTTCTgctgaagatagtgaagaattcTACATTGATGATAGGGTTGAAGCACTGATGGATGGATCAATTTTGGTGCATGGCCAGGAGCTCGAGATCATTGGAG AGCTTTTAGGTGCAGATTTTCAGCCTGCTGATTGGCAAAGATGGAGTCGCCCTGAAG ATTTTGCTAGGTTCCATGTGCATACTGAAGGAGACGATGGAATCAATGGAGGCACAGAATTCTTAGAAAATAGAGCAACGGATGCTTATGGCCTTGTTTCTGTGGAGAAGAACAACTTTCATCATTATGTTGAGTCTAGCGAATGGTTTTCTGGGAGATGGTCTTGCAAAGGTGGTGACTGGAGGAGAAATGACGAATTGAGCCAAGATATTCCATTCAGGAAAAAACTTGTTCTCAATGAAGGGTATCCTCTGTGTCAAATGCCAAAAGGTAGCTATGAGGATCCACGCCAGCCCTGCAAGGATGAGTTGTACTACCCTGTACGTGCTAAAAAGCATGATCTGCCATTGTGGGCATTCTCATCGACAGAAGAAGATACTGACAGTGTTAATGACACCACTAAAGGCGATGTTGTGCCTGGGAGGCCAGGTCAGACCAGACAGCCTCCTAGGGGAGTGAAGGGCATGATGCTTCCAGTGGTTAGGATAAATTCTCGTGTTGTTAAAGATCAATCATCTGTTGAACCCCGTACAAAACCCAGAGGAACTGATCGACCACTGTCGAGATCTTCACGCTCCCATTCAATTGGGGCTGAGAGAAGTTCTGTCCATGAAGGTTCGTCGCATTTCAGGAAgcaccatgaccatgattcacaAAGTTTGCACAAGTCCAAGTCTGTTCCAAACATTCCAAAGGACCGTGTATGCACTGTTGATGAGCTGTCAGTTAATCGGGGTGACTGGTACTACCTTGATGGCACTGGGCATGAGCATGGTCCATTTTCTTATTCCGAATTGCAAGAATTAGTTAAAAAGGGCACTATCATTGAACAAAGTAGTGTATTCCGTAAGATTGATAACACATGGTTTCCAGTTCTTAAGGATTTAAAACCTGGAAGCTCTGTTCCCAGTGCAGCACGAAACTCAAATTCTACTGCTGCTCTTATGCACCCAGACCAATATAATTTTGGTGTGAACCAAGGATCAGGTAGCTTCCATGAGTTGCACCCCCAGTTCGTGGGTTATACACGTGGTAAATTACATGAACTAGTCATGAAATATTTCAAGAGCAGGGAACTTACTTTAGCTATAAATGAGGTCTTGGATCCATGGATTTCAGCAAAGCAACCAAAAAAAGAGTTTGAAGCATACTTTTCTCACAATTCAGCATCTAGGAATTTCCTGCCAG AAGATGGTGGGTCCGCAAAAAGGGCAAAGTTGCTACCGGACCAGAGTGATGAAGATATTCATTTGTCAGAAGACATTCTTGCCAGTCGGAAGGAGGACATCTGTTTTGAAGAGTTATGTGATGGAGCATCTTCTGTTGATAATGATTCTGTGAATCCCAGAGCAGGAAATGAAAGCTGGGGTTTACTAAACGGCCATGTGTTAGCAAGAATCTTCCATTTTATGAGGGCAGATGTGAAATCACTTATTTCTTCTGCAGCTACCTGTAGGAGCTGGAATGCTGCCGCGAAGTATTACAGGAACATGTGTAGATTCATTGATCTGTCTTCTGTTGGCCCTCTTTGCACTGATTCTGTGTTTTGTGATATTATG GCTGGTTATGAGAAGCAAAATATTAGGACTCTTATTTTAACTGGTTGTTCGAATCTTAGTTCACATGCCCTTGGCAGAGTACTTGAGCAGCTTCCACAAATGTCTTATGTTCACATTCAAGGCTGCGGTCATCTAGGGGATCTGAAAAATAAATTTCAGCATGTAAAATGGATCAGGAGCTCATTGAATCCAGAGTCATATCGGAAAATGAAAACCTTGAAGCAGATAGGTGATGGGAACAACTACGCATCCAAAGTTGCAAGGAACTTCACCAATCAGCTGGATGGTTCTGATGAGCTTGATGGTTATTTTGCTGATATTTCAAATAGAGAGAATGCTAACCTTTCATTTGGCCAAGGTTTCTATAAAAGATCAAAATTGCTTGATGCTAGAAAGTCCTCTGCAGTTTTGTCGAGGGATGCAGAAATGAGGCGTTTGATGCAGAGACAGGCAGAGAACAGTTACAGGAAGATGGAAGAGTTTGTCATAAACAGATTGAGAGAAATTATGAGGAATAACAAATTTGATTTTTTCATTCCAAAG GTTTCCAAGATCGAAGGTAGGTTGAAAAATGGGTATTATGCTCGCCATGGCTTTCGTACCATCAAGCATGACATCCGTACCATGTGCCAAGATGCATTAAG ATATAAAGATGGCAATGATTCAGGAGATATAAAGCAAATTGTTGTCTCCTTCATACAGCTAGCAAAGAGACTAGGGAACCCAAGGTACATTTCTGAGAGAAATGGAGCAGCAGCCCAGGACAGCCTGGACGTTAGTCAATATTCATTTGATACTAAACTAAAAAAGAAGCAAAGCAAAACAAGAGGAGCAAATTCGGTGGCTGCTGGAGCAGATAATTCATCTCGTGCATTTGACCTTGAAATCAAAAGAAGCCTGTCTAAATTAAAGAAAAAGGGTGTCTACTCTGGTAGTGAAacatctgatgatgatgatggctacTCTGAAGGTGATGAAACTGAGAGTGAAACTACTGTTTCTGATACTGAGAGTGACCTTGATGTAAATTCTGGAGCTTGGGATTTAAAAGGAAATGGTCTAAAGTTAATTGAACTTGGGGAACCTGTGACTGATGATCGTATATTGGGTGCCCGCATGACAAAGGCCAGCCTTGTTCCTCCAGTTACTAGGAAGTATGAAGTTATTGAGGAGTACCTTATTGTAGCAGATGTGGAGGAAGTACAACGAAAAATGAGAGTTGCTTTACCTGATGACTATTCTGAGAAGTTGCTGTCGCAGAAGAATGGCACCGAAAACTTGGAGCTTCCAGAGGTTAAGGATTATCAACCCCGAAAAGTAGCAGGAGATGAAATTCTTGAGCAAGAAGTATATGGCATAGATCCATACACACACAATCTACTGAGTGACATTATGCCTGCTGATCTTGAGTTGTCACCTACCGACAAGCATATCTTTATTGAGGAG TTGCTTCTGAATACATTGAATAAGCAAGTTAGGCATTTCACTGGTTCGGGAAATACCCCTATGACTTACAGCCTTAGGCCTGTCATTGAAGAAATCCAAAGATCTGCGGAGGATAGTGGTGACAGGCGAACTTCAAAGATGTGCTTGGGGATGCTGAAGGCCATAAGAAATCGCTCTGATCAGAACTTTGTTGCTTATAGAAAA GGTCTTGGTGTTGTTTGCAACAAAAAAGGTGGATTTGGTGTAGATGACTTTGTTGTTGAGTTCTTTGGGGAG GTTTACCCTTCTTGGAGATGGTATGAAAAGCAAGATGGTATTAAACATATCCAAAACAACAGCGAAGATCAAGCTCCTGAGTTTTACAACATTATGTTAGAAAGGCCAAAG GGAGACCGAGATGGATATGACTTGGTTTTTGTTGATGCGATGCACAAGGCCAACTACGCGAGTAGAATCTGCCACTCCTGCAACCCTAACTGCGAAGCAAA agTGACAGCAGTGGATGGTAAATACCAGATTGGAGTTTACACACTTCGACCAATCGCAGAAGGCGAGGAAATCACTTTTGATTACAATTCAGTAACTGAG AGCAAAGAAGAACATGAAGCATCAGTCTGCCTCTGTGGAAGTCAAGTGTGCCGGGGCAGCTATTTGAATTTTTCTGGCGAAGGAGCCTTTGAGAAG GTATTAATGGAATTCCATGGTGTGCTCGATAGGCATAGCCTGCTGCTACAGGCTTGTGAAACAGACTCTGTCTCTCAACAAGACTTAATTGACTTGGGTAGAGCTGGTCTTGGTACCTGTTTGCTTGCTGGTTTGCCTGGATGGCTTGTTGCTTACACGGCTCACCTG GTGCGGTTTATATACCTTGAGAGACAGAAACTCCCTGATGAGATCTTAAGGCACAATGTGGATGAGAAGCACCAGTTCCTTATAGATATAAACATGGATTCTGAGAAGAATGATGCTGAGGTTCAG GTGAGATATGTTATGAGATGCATATTTGGAGACCCAAAGAATGCTCCTCCTCCCCTGGTAAGGTTGTCTGGGAAAGGTCTGGTATCTGCCATCTGGAAAGGGGACAGTTCGATAGTTGCTGAACTCCTTCAGTCAATGGAACCTCATGTTGAAGAAGAGGTACTTAGTGATCTGAAGGCCAAAATCCGTACTCATGATCCGTCAGACTCTGAAGATATTGAGGGAGGCATCAGGAATTCTCTCTTGTG GTTGCGTGATGAATTGCGAACTCTTCCATGCACTTACAAGTGCCGTCATGATGCTGCTGCAGATTTGATTCATTTGTATGCTTATACAAAGTGCTTCTTCCGAGTCCGG GATTATAAGACAGTAAAATCTCCACCAGTTCATATCAGTCCGCTTGACTTAGGCCCCAAATATGCTGATAAACTGGGACCAGGCTTTCAGGAGTACTGCAAGACATACCCAGAAAATTATTGCTTAGCCCAGCTTATCTATTGGTATAGCCAGAATTCAGAACCTGAATCTAGATTGACAAGAGCTAGAAAAGGTTGCATGTCATTGCCAGATGTCTCATCCTTCTATGTGAAGTCTGCAAAGCCATCACAAGAGCGAGTTTATGGGAACAGAACTGTGAGATTCATGTTATCGCGCATG GAAAAGCAGGCACAGAGACCATGGCCAAAGGATAGGATATGGGTGTTCAAGAGTGATCCGAGATTCTTTGGTAGTCCAATGATGGACGCCGCGTTGAATAATTCCCCGCTTGACAAGGAGATGGTGCATTGGCTCAAAACGAGACCAAACGTTTTCCTAGGCTAG